The Clostridium sporogenes region AGCTCCAGTTTCACCGGTCAATACATTAAATCCTTTATCAAAGGATATAGATAGTTCTTCTATAAGTGCAAAATTCTTTATATTAAGTTGAAGGAGCATTTTAAATCCCCCTTATGCAGTAATAATCTTTTTTAATTTCATAGTTATCTCTTGAGCTTTCTCATTGGTTCTTGCCATAACAAATATAGTATTATCTCCAGCTATGGTGCCTGCTACTCCATCAAACCCTAATGTATCTATAGCCTCCGCTGCGGCTGGAGCAGAGCCTGATATTGTTTTTATTATTATAAGCTTATCAATATTCTCTACATTAATTACTGTTTGAGCAAAGATATTTACAAGTTTATCTGACATATAGCTTTCTGTATGGTTTATGGTAGCATATTTATACTTACCAGTATTTCCTAAAACTTTTATTAGCTTAAGCTCTTTTATATCTCTTGAAACTGTGGCTTGTGTAACATTCATTCCCATTTTCTTTAATTCTTCTGCTAGTTCCTCTTGAGTATCTATATCCTTAGAATTTATTATTTCTAAAATTTTAGCATGTCTTGAAACTTTCATATTATTCACCTTCACATTCTCTAGATCTATAAGATATTTTAGTTCTTAATATTTTAAAATAATCCTTGTCTTTAAATTTTATAAGTCTACATTGATATTTAGATTTACTTATGGTAACCTGATCTACTGTTACTTTTTTATATCTTTGACCATCAATAGTAAGTACAGGATCCTCATATTTCTTTAAAACCTTTATATTAATTTTACTATTTCCATTTAATATTATAGGTCTAATTCCTAAAGAATGAGGACAAATTGGTGTAACTTCTAATACATCTAAATCTGGATATAGTATTGGTCCTCCT contains the following coding sequences:
- a CDS encoding arginine repressor, which encodes MKVSRHAKILEIINSKDIDTQEELAEELKKMGMNVTQATVSRDIKELKLIKVLGNTGKYKYATINHTESYMSDKLVNIFAQTVINVENIDKLIIIKTISGSAPAAAEAIDTLGFDGVAGTIAGDNTIFVMARTNEKAQEITMKLKKIITA